From Eremothecium sinecaudum strain ATCC 58844 chromosome V, complete sequence, a single genomic window includes:
- the RGA2 gene encoding GTPase-activating protein RGA2 (Syntenic homolog of Ashbya gossypii ACR205W; Syntenic homolog of Saccharomyces cerevisiae YOR127W (RGA1) and YDR379W (RGA2)) yields the protein MSVSQSGSVLSTVSGGTKVLPPSCTRCRLSINSGHAYELGGDRWHTQCFKCYKCNKELTCDSDFLVLGTGTLICFECADSCKGCGKKIDDLAIILSSSKEAYCSDCFKCCKCGKKIDDLKYAKTKRGLFCISCHERLLAKRKNAEEKKRRLQKELPTVPAKIPQIASSAVSDFETTRAPAKTSSGAHLSPQSLADLEDSRDPTKTSGTPLSPKSIKSATEPFEDIGQSSYMSDNSSPIPTEESRFTSSVIFDEAERVRPADSLRRDSNVTYERHAGISSKPNQHKRVSSIKSNSWSVVAQFLEDDEDDPVNGDADVPTLIQQINDNNTNETNNKTLEVDALEFNSREPQYLTSESSRRLLAENNKIVNGAGGYTQEFNTDTLEGLQRHYSVDEVLKRTLSKEENPDPHYVNNVSEGELASNFLLNKTPLRNKEDPLQSKSPLHRRGVIMSDSGEFIGDLLVPPDDGLHLSSGKHSVPPIFLDGADLSPSQLDYQERRRSKPSSLSVFAKYDGPTSTASSQASSIQNSTSSQSLDPKYSKSPSNQGSTSGKSSVTRSGSVRNKVANLIHSKKSSTPNKNQQIDSNIDTHTGWGVTFRNQQQDFNFLGGSSNGRKLSNPHGRGQSDSTIYSQISPKSSSKQSFGHSRSRSGFASASRVAVNMTPPLSTHHLPMINKASSKDEYNDDKTPTNDEFFKRDLINEELTLRQLRMVTGELQNTKNQLLSQIDQLRKTKEELQYQVDMLRMERREYQSNLSEEMDETQVAIKQVVTSTTSSTKPRFWKLFSGKPTHSGHSNNNSAASGSGQNGSSNSSPFGNISHPILQNPNEFEDWKLISVNPGADLYRSTLVLRVAYEGNELPMILSTCIAHIEASMDHITSEGIYRKSGSQVLIEQIENEFIQWKSDSQISERLYEFLNQDIHAVTSVLKRYLRKLPDPILTFQVYEPLMQLVREEKLCSTLSLKSAKNSQVYPSIVTKLASLLRLLPTEHLSVLKALCQHINLIAKYQDLNLMNLNNLSLVFTPSLIRDYSGEKDITDMKERNYLIGFIFTHYDDIYASL from the coding sequence ATGTCGGTTTCGCAAAGTGGAAGTGTGTTGTCAACTGTGAGTGGCGGTACTAAGGTCCTGCCTCCTAGCTGTACAAGGTGTCGTCTATCTATTAACTCAGGACATGCTTATGAACTGGGAGGAGATAGATGGCACACCCAATGTTTCAAGTGTTATAAGTGCAACAAAGAGTTGACATGCGACTCTGATTTCCTGGTTTTAGGTACAGGTACATTAATATGCTTTGAGTGTGCGGATTCCTGCAAGGGTTGTGGGAAGAAAATCGATGATCTAGCTATAATACTTTCGTCTTCCAAAGAAGCTTACTGTTCCGATTGTTTCAAGTGTTGTAAATGTGGAAAGAAAATTGATGACCTTAAGTACGCGAAGACGAAAAGAGGGTTATTCTGTATTTCGTGCCATGAACGCCTGTTAGCGAAGCGTAAGAACGCTGAGGAGAAAAAGCGTCGCCTCCAGAAAGAACTTCCTACGGTGCCGGCCAAAATTCCCCAAATTGCCTCTTCAGCTGTTTCAGATTTTGAGACTACGCGGGCTCCGGCAAAGACTTCTTCTGGTGCACACCTTTCCCCGCAATCTTTGGCGGATTTAGAAGATTCTCGTGATCCAACAAAAACTTCTGGAACACCCCTTTCTCCTAAATCTATTAAATCTGCTACTGAACCTTTCGAAGATATTGGCCAAAGCTCATACATGTCTGATAATAGCTCCCCAATACCTACTGAGGAGTCTCGTTTCACCAGCAGCGTCATATTTGATGAGGCAGAGAGGGTACGTCCAGCAGACAGTTTACGGAGGGATAGCAATGTTACCTATGAGAGACATGCCGGTATTTCATCCAAACCAAATCAACACAAACGTGTATCTTCGATCAAATCCAATTCATGGTCCGTGGTTGCGCAGTTTCTCGAGGACGACGAAGATGACCCCGTTAACGGAGATGCTGATGTCCCTACTCTTATCCAACAAATTAATGACAATAACACTAATGAAACTAATAATAAAACCTTGGAAGTAGATGCGCTGGAATTCAATTCAAGGGAACCTCAATACCTTACTTCTGAATCTTCTAGAAGACTTCTTGCTGAGAACAACAAAATAGTTAACGGCGCAGGTGGATACACTCAAGAATTTAATACTGATACTCTGGAAGGGCTTCAAAGGCACTATTCAGTTGATGAAGTATTGAAAAGGACATTATCGAAGGAAGAAAATCCAGATCCACATTATGTAAACAACGTGTCTGAGGGCGAATTAGCAAGTAACTTTCTTCTCAATAAAACACCACTACGAAACAAGGAGGACCCACTGCAGTCAAAGTCACCATTACATAGACGGGGTGTCATTATGTCTGACAGCGGCGAGTTTATTGGCGATTTATTAGTTCCCCCAGATGATGGATTACATCTCTCTTCAGGGAAACACAGCGTACCACCAATATTTTTGGATGGTGCCGACCTTTCTCCATCTCAGTTAGACTATCAAGAAAGAAGGCGAAGCAAACCCTCCAGTCTCTCAGTTTTTGCCAAGTATGACGGTCCAACCAGCACTGCAAGTTCTCAAGCCAGTTCCATACAAAACTCGACTTCAAGCCAATCTCTGGATCCAAAATATTCTAAATCACCATCAAACCAAGGAAGCACTAGTGGGAAAAGCTCGGTAACAAGGTCTGGGTCCGTTCGAAATAAGGTTGCTAATCTTATCCACAGTAAAAAGTCTAGCACACCTAACAAAAACCAGCAAATCGATTCTAACATAGATACACATACAGGTTGGGGCGTTACATTCAGGAACCAGCAGCAAGACTTTAATTTCCTGGGAGGTTCTAGCAACGGTCGTAAATTAAGCAATCCCCATGGTCGTGGGCAAAGTGATTCCACTATCTACAGTCAAATATCTCCGAAATCCTCTAGCAAGCAGTCATTTGGCCACAGCAGGTCTCGAAGTGGATTTGCAAGCGCATCTCGTGTTGCTGTCAATATGACACCACCATTAAGCACACATCACTTACCAATGATTAATAAAGCATCATCTAAGGACGAGTATAATGATGACAAAACTCCTACAAACGATGAATTCTTTAAAAGGGACCTAATAAACGAAGAGCTTACACTTCGTCAGTTGAGAATGGTAACGGGTGAACTTCAGAACACAAAGAACCAATTATTATCTCAGATTGACCAGCTAAGGAAGACCAAGGAGGAACTCCAATACCAGGTTGATATGCTTAGAATGGAGCGCAGAGAATACCAATCAAACCTTTCTGAAGAGATGGACGAGACTCAGGTAGCTATTAAGCAAGTTGTGACATCAACCACCTCCAGTACAAAGCCAAGATTCTGGAAACTCTTCAGCGGCAAACCAACCCACTCCGGTCATTCGAACAACAATAGTGCTGCTTCAGGTTCAGGCCAAAACGGAAGTTCAAACTCTTCACCCTTTGGAAATATTTCACACCCCATCCTCCAGAATCCGAACGAATTCGAAGATTGGAAATTAATTTCAGTAAACCCTGGCGCCGATCTATACAGATCCACTTTGGTCCTGAGGGTAGCATACGAAGGCAATGAGCTACCAATGATCCTCTCGACATGTATTGCCCATATAGAAGCAAGTATGGATCACATAACTAGTGAAGGCATATACAGGAAATCCGGATCCCAGGTACTAATCGAACAAATAGAAAATGAATTTATTCAATGGAAATCAGACAGCCAAATCTCCGAGCGCTTATATGAATTTCTAAATCAAGACATACACGCTGTAACTAGCGTCCTGAAGCGTTATTTAAGAAAGCTTCCTGACCCAATACTCACCTTTCAGGTTTATGAGCCTCTAATGCAGCTTGTTCGCGAGGAAAAGTTATGCTCTACTTTATCATTAAAATCCGCAAAAAATAGCCAAGTCTATCCATCGATTGTCACTAAACTTGCTAGCCTACTTCGACTGCTACCAACTGAACACTTATCAGTTTTAAAAGCGCTTTGTCAACATATTAACCTCATTGCAAAATATCAGGATCTGAATCTAATGAACTTGAATAATTTATCCCTTGTCTTTACGCCAAGTTTAATCAGAGACTACAGTGGTGAAAAGGACATAACAGATATGAAAGAAAGAAATTATTTAATTGGGTTCATATTCACCCACTACGATGACATTTATGCAAGTTTGTGA
- the SDH6 gene encoding Sdh6p (Syntenic homolog of Ashbya gossypii ACR206C; Syntenic homolog of Saccharomyces cerevisiae YDR379C-A) has product MVRLSGLQRDVLHLYRRSIRIAYTKSASTTPHFIKFARSEFDKYRNISRKEFSTIEHLLRVGNKRLDLYSSHELKDIH; this is encoded by the coding sequence ATGGTACGACTAAGCGGGCTTCAAAGGGATGTATTACACCTATACAGGAGATCAATTCGAATCGCGTATACAAAGTCAGCGTCAACCACACCGCACTTTATTAAGTTTGCACGCAGCGAATTTGATAAGTATAGAAATATATCAAGAAAGGAATTTAGCACAATAGAACATTTACTACGTGTTGGTAATAAGCGGCTTGATCTGTACTCAAGTCATGAATTAAAAGACATACATTAA
- a CDS encoding HEL021Wp (Syntenic homolog of Ashbya gossypii ACR207W; Syntenic homolog of Ashbya gossypii NOHBY330; No homolog in Saccharomyces cerevisiae; Syntenic homolog of Kluyveromyces lactis KLLA0E02596g) — MSAYVKLFAEEVSDEKVINLEEVKWYLSCLFGLWYVFVLTVVSYGWLEIITKFRNRGHNDRLEEADKEPVTIIRPCKGVDAEMEACLESSILQDYPRDKIEVIFAVSNVDDATGPISIIKSLLAKYPGYDIKLLIGEDDYGINPKVNNLTKAYMLAKHDIIWIMDSNVWSLPKTLSQSVASLQFSLDNGRKTKRPVVLTHHLPVGISLRSELIGDRLEETFLSTAHCKLYVAINKLSLLPCVNGKSNLFRRSALDEAVHMIGEGKIGNAFKDKAEIEYAKKISTSRDAVSLSGNKCVEITFDGSFQERIVHIPTKQPNHGIGFFARYYGEDNMIGTALWESSHGRTAMIGHSVYQPLDSKTNKLSFSNYVNRRVRWIRVRKYMDLLPTLLEPLTESILLGAIGAFGIPRIVPALAADPKKNSVLFFVLHMIIWCFMDRMQYNTLFPRDYRLDDFVNEEASLPYFLDYEFHYRYLTDWFMFWVLREALSFPIWLVAMCGSKVTWRGKEFKVNLSMPEVDVISHGALKNSKQTLVYPRLA; from the coding sequence ATGAGCGCTTATGTTAAGCTGTTTGCTGAAGAGGTTTCGGATGAAAAAGTGATTAATCTAGAGGAAGTTAAATGGTACCTATCATGTTTATTTGGTCTTTGGTATGTTTTTGTTCTTACAGTAGTCAGTTACGGTTGGTTAGAGATAATTACCAAGTTTAGAAATCGCGGACATAATGATAGGCTTGAAGAAGCCGATAAGGAGCCCGTGACAATTATACGACCGTGTAAGGGTGTTGATGCGGAGATGGAAGCGTGTCTTGAAAGTTCAATATTACAGGATTATCCAAGGGACAAGATTGAGGTTATATTTGCTGTTTCAAATGTTGATGACGCTACTGGTCCGATCAGTATAATCAAGTCGCTTTTGGCTAAATACCCTGGGTACGATATCAAACTATTGATTGGGGAGGATGATTACGGCATAAACCCAAAAGTCAACAATCTTACTAAGGCTTATATGCTAGCGAAGCATGATATTATCTGGATAATGGATTCTAATGTATGGAGTTTGCCGAAAACGTTGTCACAGAGCGTTGCAAGCTTACAGTTTTCACTAGATAATGGGAGGAAAACGAAGAGGCCGGTAGTTCTGACACATCACCTTCCGGTCGGAATTAGTTTGAGAAGCGAGCTGATTGGTGACAGGCTCGAAGAGACGTTTCTTTCCACCGCTCACTGTAAACTATACGTTGCAATTAATAAATTGAGTCTCCTTCCATGTGTAAATGGAAAAAGTAACTTATTTAGGCGAAGCGCTCTTGATGAGGCTGTTCATATGATTGGGGAGGGTAAGATCGGTAATGCTTTTAAGGACAAGGCTGAAATAGAGTATGCGAAGAAAATCTCGACGTCTAGAGACGCTGTGTCACTGTCAGGGAATAAGTGCGTTGAAATTACTTTCGACGGGTCATTCCAAGAGCGCATAGTGCATATTCCAACCAAACAGCCGAACCATGGGATCGGCTTCTTTGCTAGATACTATGGTGAAGATAATATGATTGGTACTGCGCTATGGGAGTCAAGTCATGGGCGCACAGCTATGATTGGGCACTCTGTTTATCAGCCTTTGGATTCCAAGACTAATAAGCTTAGTTTTTCGAATTATGTGAATAGGCGGGTGAGGTGGATTCGTGTGCGGAAGTATATGGATTTATTGCCGACCCTGTTGGAACCGCTTACTGAATCCATTTTACTTGGAGCGATAGGTGCCTTTGGGATACCTAGGATAGTTCCAGCGCTTGCAGCTGATCCGAAAAAGAATAGCGTGCTCTTCTTTGTGCTGCACATGATCATCTGGTGCTTTATGGACAGGATGCAGTATAATACACTGTTCCCAAGAGATTACAGATTGGACGATTTTGTGAATGAAGAAGCTAGTTTGCCCTATTTTCTTGATTACGAGTTTCATTATCGGTACCTTACTGACTGGTTCATGTTTTGGGTGTTGCGTGAAGCTTTATCATTTCCTATATGGCTCGTTGCCATGTGCGGCTCAAAAGTCACATGGAGGGGTAAAGAATTTAAAGTTAACCTTAGTATGCCTGAGGTTGATGTAATTTCACATGGTGCGTTAAAGAACTCTAAGCAAACCTTAGTATATCCGAGGTTGGCGTAA
- the ADE2 gene encoding phosphoribosylaminoimidazole carboxylase ADE2 (Syntenic homolog of Ashbya gossypii ACR210C; Syntenic homolog of Saccharomyces cerevisiae YOR128C (ADE2)): MDSRVVGILGGGQLGRMIVEAANRLNVKTCILDNPGSPAKQINAVVEHINGSYSDTSSIEKLAAKCDVLTVEIEHVDVATLKSLRTKYPKLEIYPSPETIWLIQDKYRQKLHLIENGIAVAEPQIIESPSVETLKKIGNKFAYPYLLKARTLAYDGRGNFVVKSEESIPEALEFLGDRPLYAEKWAPFVKELAVMIVRSVDGKLYSYPVVETIHRDNICHLCYAPARVSDSIQLKAKILAENAVGTFPGAGIFGVEMFYMENGELLINEIAPRPHNSGHYTIDACVTSQFEAHIRAILGLPMPKDFSNFTVPSTNAIMLNVLGDNNNVNGELQLCKQALGMPGVSVYLYGKESRPKRKMGHINVIASSMEEAESKLQAIVTGNASSHDQNVSDSASKAPLVSIIMGSDSDLPVMSKAADVLSQFDVPFEVTIVSAHRTPHRMSKFAIEASQRGIKVIIAGAGGAAHLPGMVAAMTPLPVIGVPVKGSVLDGVDSLHSIVQMPRGVPVATVAINNSTNAALLAVRMLGMHSTKYQNLMSQFLLKQEREVLEKAEKLETIGYKKYLGN, encoded by the coding sequence ATGGATTCTCGCGTTGTTGGTATTTTGGGAGGTGGTCAGTTGGGACGTATGATCGTTGAGGCCGCTAACAGGCTTAACGTCAAAACCTGTATTTTAGATAACCCCGGTTCACCCGCAAAGCAAATTAACGCCGTAGTGGAGCATATTAATGGAAGTTATAGTGATACTAGTAGTATTGAAAAGTTGGCTGCAAAGTGTGATGTTTTAACTGTGGAAATAGAGCATGTCGATGTTGCAACTCTTAAATCATTGCGGACCAAATACCCAAAACTGGAAATTTATCCTTCTCCGGAGACTATCTGGTTGATTCAAGACAAATATAGACAGAAACTACACCTAATTGAAAATGGGATAGCTGTTGCTGAGCCTCAAATTATTGAATCGCCCTCTGTTGAGACATTAAAGAAGATTGGTAATAAATTTGCATATCCATACTTATTGAAGGCTAGAACTCTTGCGTATGACGGAAGAGGTAACTTTGTTGTTAAGTCTGAAGAATCGATACCTGAAGCGTTGGAATTTCTTGGTGATAGACCACTGTATGCGGAAAAGTGGGCTCCATTCGTAAAGGAATTAGCAGTTATGATCGTTCGTTCAGTGGATGGAAAATTGTATTCTTATCCTGTTGTTGAAACAATCCATAGGGATAATATTTGTCACTTGTGTTATGCACCAGCCCGCGTTAGTGATTCCATCCAATTAAAGGCTAAGATTTTAGCGGAGAATGCTGTGGGGACCTTTCCCGGCGCAGGTATATTTGGTGTTGAAATGTTTTACATGGAAAATGGCGAGCTTCtaattaatgaaattgCACCAAGACCTCATAATTCAGGTCATTATACCATTGATGCTTGTGTCACATCTCAATTTGAAGCACATATCAGAGCTATTTTGGGTTTACCAATGCCAAAAGACTTCTCTAATTTTACTGTTCCATCTACGAATGCGATCATGCTCAATGTTCTTGGCGATAATAATAACGTAAATGGCGAGCTACAACTTTGTAAGCAAGCCTTAGGAATGCCCGGTGTATCTGTTTACTTATACGGTAAGGAATCTCGTCCTAAGAGGAAGATGGGCCACATAAATGTTATCGCATCATCGATGGAGGAAGCCGAGTCAAAGCTTCAGGCTATCGTTACTGGAAACGCTTCATCCCATGATCAAAATGTATCCGATAGTGCTTCAAAAGCGCCACTGGTAAGCATTATTATGGGTTCTGATTCTGATTTGCCGGTAATGAGCAAAGCGGCAGATGTCCTTTCCCAGTTTGACGTTCCATTCGAAGTTACAATTGTTTCTGCCCATAGAACCCCACATAGGATGTCGAAGTTTGCAATTGAAGCTTCGCAACGTGGTATTAAGGTTATTATTGCAGGTGCTGGCGGTGCTGCACATCTCCCTGGTATGGTGGCCGCAATGACTCCGCTCCCTGTTATCGGTGTTCCGGTCAAAGGATCTGTGTTAGATGGTGTAGATTCATTGCATTCTATCGTTCAAATGCCTAGAGGCGTTCCAGTGGCAACGGTAGCAATTAATAACAGCACTAATGCCGCCTTGCTGGCAGTCAGGATGCTGGGTATGCACAGTACTAAGTACCAGAACTTGATGAGTCAATTCTTGTTGAAGCAAGAGCGTGAAGTCTTGGAAAAGGCTGAAAAACTAGAAACGATTGGCTACAAAAAGTATTTAGGTAATTGA
- the AFI1 gene encoding Afi1p (Syntenic homolog of Ashbya gossypii ACR212C; Syntenic homolog of Saccharomyces cerevisiae YOR129C (AFI1)) has translation MLSCDPNVKDQQQGLGVNSGEKSQSLQQPFRSHRGLQKKNGIHSIPSTDCGHNVEYILSAEFDNKSGAMIKHQYPKNLPKLKHQTSNLANLAALMIPNGIENRPGESDFTVFILYRDRYSQTFSLFPPTEASISRNSTGSYGAAGSSPSRLGSVILEEDEHAGISTTSLASSKKDLLFFLNVVHSEIDYSNERGAVIKSLAVGTVLQNFFIFKPLLMMALDAYMKSPSMQILKDCFDLINSLDLSLMVRIHSNKLLQNVLNSINNDEIIHELLDPQGKALKKLLRVSELPETDKNGNSIAFKQSTLIYRFDNFKPIAVPHYFTRIPIHINMIKYNDIEVDINYKDHVVKFLSAFIPHLSKLPRDAPPWRLMINSMELSTDSLCQLVLALSNFIHAFEHKYIRNGSVVVFPYMDISMVDDLRYELSQPHSSELYFIVGVSNPIFELQKNVWDVYYNLDTGILISQSSPNTAPSHRTSTGSLHHASVRSSDFLMKIFSKTSNSVTSANESLKMGLLQKFMQYTMQQQHDNQTVLNVFKRVTILQLIHLLPKLGNDVSISTDMLLTDEYMLTYKDFVIFPEFFEYSSLRVIRLLNDMEKSLHQAFFPHDKSKDSKERVLLKIYCLLKEIYKFICLDKTHLSTFLNVCLNYPTTRAFDQFDLRKADFSKINLTKVLRHELRNLNGADGVNYTQANVIDYLSVDKGLGLLFYPLLLYPVMDVTTAGLYPTSSKHSSGSSNTFPRSVEKGLSLDNSKTSASTFSFPDGNLTMVTKYYEQFLENNLVYNTRDDLSITSNQISDCPYMVDRIRKLALKLLMRLERHHIGQLLIDKKLNPIFPMIYRTLKREAQLAVSPIPNHSNDSSLTKDVSKSSPFPAASFNFADNAPVLSPQIESHNLPLSANRQELLQDLKLISSRNPHDSKSTDLSSKSSKSDLIDSLTRLELYGIDDWKYLDSPANVRVTTKSSSSTFPEGPSFSSIYSIHRDNYNESIQ, from the coding sequence ATGTTGAGTTGTGATCCGAATGTTAAGGATCAGCAGCAAGGATTGGGTGTTAATTCTGGAGAAAAATCGCAGAGTTTGCAGCAGCCTTTCCGCTCTCATCGAGGGTTGCAAAAGAAGAATGGGATACATAGTATTCCATCGACTGACTGTGGGCACAATGTGGAATACATTCTTTCTGCAGAGTTTGATAACAAATCTGGTGCGATGATAAAGCACCAATACCCCAAGAATTTGCCGAAGCTGAAGCACCAAACTTCTAATTTGGCAAATCTTGCAGCACTTATGATTCCGAATGGTATAGAGAACCGTCCTGGTGAATCAGACTTTACggtttttattttataCAGAGACCGATACTCACAGACTTTTAGTCTTTTCCCACCTACAGAAGCTAGTATATCTAGAAATTCTACAGGTAGTTATGGTGCAGCCGGATCGTCGCCTTCAAGATTGGGATCCGTTATTCTAGAGGAGGATGAACATGCTGGCATTAGTACGACGTCTCTAGCTAGTTCTAAGAAAGATCTATTATTTTTCCTCAATGTTGTACACTCAGAAATCGATTATAGCAATGAGCGTGGTGCAGTTATTAAGTCTTTGGCGGTAGGAACCGTATTACAAAacttttttatttttaagCCATTGCTTATGATGGCATTGGATGCATATATGAAGTCTCCTTCAATGCAGATCTTGAAAGACTGTTTTGACCTGATAAACAGCTTAGATCTTAGCTTGATGGTAAGAATTCATTCTAACaagcttcttcaaaacGTTTTAAATTCCATAAACAACGATGAAATAATACATGAACTATTGGATCCTCAAGGGAAAgctttgaagaagttgtTAAGGGTTAGTGAGTTACCGGAAACTGATAAGAATGGTAACTCAATTGCCTTTAAACAGAGTACACTGATATACAGGTTTGACAACTTTAAGCCAATTGCAGTTCCACATTATTTTACAAGAATTCCTATTCACATTAACATGATCAAATATAATGATATTGAAGTTGATATAAATTATAAGGATCATGTTGTGAAGTTTTTAAGTGCATTTATCCCTCACCTTTCCAAGTTACCTCGGGATGCTCCACCCTGGCGGTTAATGATCAATTCCATGGAATTATCCACAGATAGTTTATGTCAATTGGTGCTTGCGTTATCCAACTTTATTCACGCATTTGAACACAAGTATATTCGTAATGGATCTGTCGTGGTTTTTCCATATATGGATATAAGTATGGTTGATGATTTGCGGTACGAATTATCGCAGCCACATTCAAGCGAACTCTATTTTATCGTTGGCGTATCCAATCCAATATTCGAGTTACAAAAGAATGTCTGGGATGTATACTATAATTTGGATACCGGAATTCTAATTTCTCAGTCATCACCAAATACCGCCCCTTCACATCGGACTTCGACGGGCTCTTTGCACCATGCATCAGTTAGGAGTAGTGACTTCTTGATGAAGATCTTTTCCAAAACTTCCAATTCAGTGACTTCCGCAAATGAATCACTGAAAATGGGTTTGCTCCAAAAGTTCATGCAGTATACCATGCAGCAGCAACATGACAATCAAACAGTGCTCAACGTGTTTAAAAGAGTCACTATCTTGCAGTTGATTCATCTTCTTCCGAAGCTGGGGAATGATGTTTCAATATCTACCGACATGCTGTTGACTGACGAGTATATGCTGACTTACAAGGATTTTGTAATATTTCCAGAGTTTTTTGAGTATAGCTCATTAAGGGTTATTCGATTATTAAATGATATGGAAAAGTCCCTACATCAAGCTTTCTTCCCCCATGACAAATCGAAAGATAGTAAAGAGCGtgttttattaaaaatataCTGCCTTTTGAAAGAGATATACAAGTTTATTTGCTTGGATAAGACCCATTTGAGCACATTTTTAAATGTATGTCTTAACTATCCTACTACTCGCGCATTTGATCAGTTTGACCTTCGGAAGGCAGATTTCTCAAAAATAAATCTCACAAAAGTTCTTCGTCACGAACTCAGGAATTTGAATGGCGCTGATGGAGTAAATTATACTCAGGCTAACGTTATTGACTATCTATCCGTTGATAAAGGTTTGGGGCTATTATTTTACCCCTTACTATTGTATCCTGTGATGGATGTTACAACTGCTGGATTATATCCTACAAGTAGTAAGCATTCTTCCGGAAGTAGTAATACCTTTCCGCGTAGCGTCGAAAAGGGGCTAAGTTTGGATAATTCAAAGACATCGGCTAGTACATTTTCCTTTCCAGATGGTAATCTAACAATGGTAACAAAATACTATGAACAATTTCTTGAAAACAATCTCGTCTACAACACGAGAGACGACTTGTCAATCACGAGTAATCAGATCTCTGATTGTCCCTACATGGTTGATAGAATAAGGAAACTCGCGCTCAAGTTGTTGATGAGACTTGAAAGGCATCACATTGGACAACTTCTCATTGATAAGAAACTAAATCCCATCTTTCCCATGATATACCGCACTCTGAAAAGGGAGGCACAACTAGCGGTTTCTCCAATACCAAATCACAGTAATGATTCAAGTCTTACAAAAGACGTATCGAAAAGCTCACCATTTCCTGCCGCTTCCTTCAACTTTGCTGATAATGCGCCTGTTTTATCTCCCCAAATAGAATCTCATAATCTACCGTTATCAGCAAATAGACAAGAACTATTGCAGGACTTGAAGCTGATATCCTCACGAAATCCTCACGATTCTAAATCAACCGATCTCAGCAGTAAATCTTCGAAGAGTGATCTTATTGATTCGCTAACACGCCTTGAGCTTTACGGTATAGATGATTGGAAATACCTCGATTCTCCAGCTAACGTTCGAGTAACCACCAAGTCTTCGTCTTCAACTTTTCCTGAAGGCCCTTCGTTTTCAAGCATATATTCCATTCATCGTGACAATTACAATGAATCAATTCAGTAA
- the YRA1 gene encoding RNA-binding protein YRA1 (Syntenic homolog of Ashbya gossypii AFR149C; Syntenic homolog of Saccharomyces cerevisiae YDR381W (YRA1); 1-intron in Ashbya gossypii) — protein sequence MSANLDKALDEIIDSNKKHARKANKAGPRKMSKNIRRKGPISSSARKPMISLEKASSILDAAYATKVNVEGLPRDIKEDAVRDFFRSSVGGLQRVLLSYNERGNSTGMATLTFANAEKAREAVKKFNGAPIDGGKSKLRLNLIVDPTRKPLSARIAPVNKGKDRVLRPVPRRDAPRKEATRRDSRAPNKKTAMAKAEKRRSKPQKKSLEQLDQEMTDYFEDSNK from the exons ATGTCAGCAAATTTGGATAAAGCCTTGGACGAGATTATTGACTCCAACAAAAAGCACGCTAGAAAGGCTAATAAAGCAGGCCCAAGGAAGATGTCAAAGAATATCCGTCGCAAAGGCCCTATTTCTTCAAGTGCTAGAAAGCCTATGATCTCTTTAGAGAAGGCTAGCAGTATATTAGATGCGGCTTATGCGACGAAGGTAAATGTCGAGGGTTTACCAAGAGATATCAAAGAAGATGCGGTTAGA GACTTTTTCAGATCCAGTGTAGGCGGTTTACAAAGGGTGTTGTTGAGTTACAATGAAAGAGGTAATTCAACTGGTATGGCAACATTGACATTTGCAAATGCGGAGAAGGCTCGTGAAGCGGTCAAGAAATTTAATGGTGCTCCAATTGATGGTGGAAAGTCCAAATTAAGATTGAATTTGATCGTCGACCCTACCAGAAAGCCTTTATCAGCTAGAATCGCTCCAGTTAATAAAGGCAAGGACAGGGTACTAAGGCCAGTCCCAAGGAGAGACGCTCCAAGGAAAGAGGCTACAAGAAGGGATTCCAGAGCACCTAACAAGAAAACTGCTATGGCAAAAGCTGAGAAGAGAAGATCCAAGCCCCAAAAGAAGTCTTTGGAACAACTAGACCAAGAGATGACCGACTATTTTGAAGACTCAAACAAATAG